Proteins encoded together in one Telopea speciosissima isolate NSW1024214 ecotype Mountain lineage chromosome 6, Tspe_v1, whole genome shotgun sequence window:
- the LOC122664811 gene encoding putative GEM-like protein 8 isoform X2, whose amino-acid sequence MKNQFPDHVIGIPVSSVSYTVETASPYFISTPSKEPPRSKQYRLETLIEWINKLGKKAESFTHGVCDHVKLGPKVSATVKGKLGLGARILKVGGVEKLFKQIFSVKEGEKLLNASQCYLSTTAGPIAGLLFISTENVAFCSGRSLAFTLPTQELIRIAYKVMIPLKKIKGANESENVKNPNQKYIQVVTVDKFEFWFMGFLNYQKAFKYIQQAIS is encoded by the exons ATGAAGAACCAATTTCCAGATCATGTCATTGGAATTCCAGTTAGTTCAGTATCTTATACAGTTGAAACTGCTAGCCCATATTTTATTTCCACTCCTTCAAAGGAGCCTCCCAGATCCAAACAAt ATAGACTTGAAACACTGATAGAATGGATCAACAAGCTGGGAAAAAAAGCTGAAAGTTTCACACATGGAGTTTGTGATCATG TTAAATTAGGGCCCAAGGTATCTGCAACTGTAAAGGGGAAGTTGGGCTTAGGTGCCAGAATTCTTAAAGTAGGTGGTGTTGAGAAGTTATTCAAGCAGATTTTCAGTGTTAAAGAAGGAGAGAAGCTATTGAATGCTTCCCAATGTTATTTGTCAACAACAGCTGGTCCTATTGCAGGACTCCTCTTTATCTCCACTGAAAATGTTGCCTTCTGCAGTGGGAGATCTCTTGCATTCACTCTGCCAACACAAGAGTTGATTAGAATAGCTTACAAG GTCATGATTCCATTAAAGAAGATAAAGGGAGCCAACGAAAGTGAAAATGTGAAAAATCCAAACCAGAAGTACATACAAGTAGTTACTGTGGATAAATTTGAGTTCTGGTTTATGGGTTTTCTAAATTATCAGAAAGCTTTCAAGTATATTCAACAGGCCATCTCTTAA
- the LOC122664811 gene encoding putative GEM-like protein 8 isoform X1, with protein sequence MKNQFPDHVIGIPVNSLSYTVEKSAEKPTTVSETASPYFISTPSKKSPRSKQYRLETLIEWINKLGKKAESFTHGVCDHVKLGPKVSATVKGKLGLGARILKVGGVEKLFKQIFSVKEGEKLLNASQCYLSTTAGPIAGLLFISTENVAFCSGRSLAFTLPTQELIRIAYKVMIPLKKIKGANESENVKNPNQKYIQVVTVDKFEFWFMGFLNYQKAFKYIQQAIS encoded by the exons ATGAAGAACCAATTTCCAGATCATGTCATCGGAATTCCAGTTAACTCACTATCTTATACAGTTGAAAAATCAGCAGAAAAACCTACTACTGTATCAGAAACTGCTAGCCCATATTTTATTTCCACTCCTTCAAAGAAATCTCCCAGATCCAAACaat ATAGACTTGAAACACTGATAGAATGGATCAACAAGCTGGGAAAAAAAGCTGAAAGTTTCACACATGGAGTTTGTGATCATG TTAAATTAGGGCCCAAGGTATCTGCAACTGTAAAGGGGAAGTTGGGCTTAGGTGCCAGAATTCTTAAAGTAGGTGGTGTTGAGAAGTTATTCAAGCAGATTTTCAGTGTTAAAGAAGGAGAGAAGCTATTGAATGCTTCCCAATGTTATTTGTCAACAACAGCTGGTCCTATTGCAGGACTCCTCTTTATCTCCACTGAAAATGTTGCCTTCTGCAGTGGGAGATCTCTTGCATTCACTCTGCCAACACAAGAGTTGATTAGAATAGCTTACAAG GTCATGATTCCATTAAAGAAGATAAAGGGAGCCAACGAAAGTGAAAATGTGAAAAATCCAAACCAGAAGTACATACAAGTAGTTACTGTGGATAAATTTGAGTTCTGGTTTATGGGTTTTCTAAATTATCAGAAAGCTTTCAAGTATATTCAACAGGCCATCTCTTAA